One segment of Triticum aestivum cultivar Chinese Spring chromosome 2A, IWGSC CS RefSeq v2.1, whole genome shotgun sequence DNA contains the following:
- the LOC123191937 gene encoding callose synthase 12-like codes for MDWLGAFFGFQRDNVRNQREHLVLLLANAQMRLSSSADTPDTLEPRVARSLRRKLLRNYTSWCGFLGRQTNVLVADGDLRADLLFTGLHLLVWGEAANLRFMPECLCYIYHRMALELHRILEDDVDDNGRSANPAVQGEDAFLARVVEPIYGVIRAEAESSCNGTAAHAAWRNYDDINEYFWRRDVFDRLGWPLDQSRQFFHTPPERSRVRKAGFVEVRSFWNIYRSFDRLWVMLVLYLQAAVIVAWDEDAATWPWQSLKAHREVQVHALSIFITWAGLRLLHTLLEIGTQSRRVTGDRDGRVLAARMVLKAFAAAGWVLTFSLLYKGIWDQRDIDQSWSPATDARIMGFLYAAAVFVLPAVLANLLFIFPCVRRYWYALEMTNWKICYPLSWWFHSSIYVGRGLRETGTFDNVKYSAFWILLLAVKFSFSYFLQIRPLVTPTKEIYSLSTAAYASWHEFFSQRNPFAVLLLWFPVVLIYLMDIQIWYVILSSLTGALMGLLLHLGEIRDMEQLRLRFQFFASAMSFNIMPEEQHEISGPSNFLSRPWVRSFLRRLQLRYGLFPYRSISLESNKVEERRFALIWNEIIAKFREEDIVSDVEVELLRLLPELSNVRVIRWPCFLLFNELSLALGQAKNFQGSSDLRLWSKICKNDCRRCAVIEVYDTTKYLLLEIIKDRRTDERAIVTELFHEFDSSMEREKFTVEYKMSVLQDIHANLVGLLSLLLEPNKDMSRIVNALQTLYDVVTRDFPTEEMIEVAARATTNHLFVDTVVLPRDEENGTTFYKQVQRMHTILTSRSKDHMIDVPKNLGARRRIAFFSNSLFMDMPRATKVEKMMAFSVLTPYYNEEVLYNKDQLYKENVDGISILYYLQQIYPDEWEFFIERMKREGMCHIEELYSEEQRLRDLRQWVSYRGQTLSRTVRGMMYYYEALEMLTFLESASEEELVAGSSTSRPSSSSSASSSRAPSRASSGVSSLFKGGECGAVFLKYTYVVACQIYGQQKARDDPHAVEILELMKKYEALRVAYVDEKRSNGNGGETEYFSVLVKYDQLLQQEVEIYRIKLPGPLKLGEGKPENQNHALIFTRGDAVQTIDMNQDNYFEEALKMRNLLEELNPRVRPSVRKTPKILGVREHVFTGSVSSLAWFMSAQETCFVTLSQRVLANLLKVRMHYGHPDVFDRLWFLGRGGISKASKVINLSEDIFAGFNCTLRRGNVTHHEYIQVGKGRDVGLNQISMFEAKVAGGNGEQTLSRDVYRLGQGLDFFRMLSFFYTTIGFYLNTMMVVLTVYAFVWGRFYLALSGLEDYISSNTSSIDNAALGAVLNQQFIVQLGLFTALPMIIESSLEHGFLTAVWDFIIMQLQFASVFYTFSMGTKTHYFGRTLLHGGAKYRPTGRGFVVEHRKFSDNYRLYARSHFMKAIELGVILSLYFSYSNVSGSTLVYILLTLSSWFLVCSWILAPFIFNPSGLDWQKNADDFEDFFNWIWFRGGILVKSEQSWERWWEEETDHLRTTGLWGSIIEIILDLRYFFFQYAIVYRLHIAGGSRSILVYVLSWVCIPMALVALVTITYFRDKYSAKKHIRYRLVQAVTVCASLAAIVVLLALTEFQFIDTFTCLLAFIPTGWGIISIALVFKPCLGKYGTVWKTVVDVARFYDIMCGLIVMAPIAILSWLPGLEEMQTRILFNEAFSRGLHISQMITRKKARGA; via the coding sequence ATGGACTGGCTCGGCGCCTTCTTCGGGTTCCAGCGGGACAACGTGCGGAACCAGCGGGAGCACCTGGTGCTCCTCCTGGCCAACGCGCAAATGCGGCTCTCCTCCTCCGCGGACACGCCCGACACACTCGAGCCCCGCGTCGCGCGCTCCCTTCGCCGGAAGCTCCTCCGCAACTACACCTCGTGGTGCGGATTTCTCGGCCGCCAGACCAACGTCTTGGTTGCTGACGGCGACCTCCGCGCCGACCTGCTCTTCACGGGGCTCCACCTCCTCGTATGGGGCGAGGCCGCCAACCTCCGCTTCATGCCGGAGTGCCTCTGCTACATCTACCACCGCATGGCGCTCGAGCTGCATCGAATCCTGGAGGACGACGTCGACGACAATGGCCGCTCTGCCAACCCCGCCGTGCAGGGCGAGGACGCCTTCCTCGCCCGCGTCGTTGAGCCCATTTACGGTGTCATCCGCGCCGAGGCCGAGTCCAGCTGCAACGGCACCGCGGCGCACGCTGCCTGGCGGAACTACGATGACATCAACGAGTACTTCTGGCGGCGCGACGTGTTCGACCGCCTGGGCTGGCCCTTGGACCAGTCGCGGCAGTTCTTCCACACGCCGCCCGAGCGCAGCCGCGTCCGCAAGGCGGGCTTCGTGGAGGTGCGCTCGTTCTGGAACATTTACCGGAGCTTCGACAGGCTGTGGGTGATGCTGGTGCTCTACCTGCAGGCCGCGGTGATCGTGGCATGGGATGAGGATGCTGCGACGTGGCCGTGGCAAAGTCTCAAGGCGCACCGTGAGGTCCAGGTGCACGCGCTTTCCATTTTCATCACCTGGGCCGGGCTCCGCCTCCTGCATACGCTGCTGGAGATTGGCACGCAGTCTCGCCGGGTCACTGGGGACAGAGACGGTCGCGTGCTTGCCGCGCGCATGGTGCTCAAGGCCTTTGCGGCGGCCGGGTGGGTCCTCACATTTTCCCTACTGTACAAGGGGATCTGGGACCAGAGGGACATTGATCAGAGCTGGTCGCCAGCGACTGATGCACGAATCATGGGGTTTTTGTATGCAGCCGCGGTGTTTGTGCTCCCTGCGGTCCTCGCCAACTTGCTCTTCATTTTCCCCTGTGTGCGGCGGTATTGGTATGCATTGGAGATGACAAACTGGAAAATCTGTTACCCTCTCAGCTGGTGGTTCCATAGCAGCATCTATGTTGGCCGTGGGCTAAGGGAGACTGGCACCTTTGACAATGTGAAATACTCAGCCTTCTGGATACTCCTGCTTGCTGTCAAGTTTTCCTTCAGCTACTTCCTCCAGATCAGACCACTTGTGACACCCACCAAAGAGATATACAGCCTTAGTACGGCAGCATATGCTTCTTGGCATGAGTTCTTTAGCCAGAGGAATCCATTTGCTGTGCTCTTACTGTGGTTCCCGGTGGTTTTGATCTACCTCATGGATATACAGATCTGGTATGTCATCCTATCTTCTCTGACTGGCGCGTTGATGGGGCTTTTGTTGCACTTGGGGGAGATCAGGGACATGGAACAGCTGCGACTTCGGTTTCAGTTCTTTGCaagtgccatgtcatttaacatcATGCCGGAGGAGCAGCATGAGATTAGTGGGCCCAGCAATTTTCTCAGCCGGCCCTGGGTTCGGAGTTTCTTGCGCCGGTTGCAGTTACGGTATGGGCTATTCCCATACCGATCCATCTCCCTTGAGTCAAACAAGGTAGAGGAACGACGGTTTGCGCTGATTTGGAATGAGATAATCGCCAAGTTCCGGGAAGAGGACATTGTAAGTGATGTTGAGGTTGAGCTTCTTAGGTTGCTACCTGAGCTCAGTAATGTGCGCGTAATCCGCTGGCCATGTTTCTTGCTCTTCAACGAGTTGTCTCTCGCACTTGGTCAGGCAAAAAACTTCCAAGGATCTTCTGATCTCAGGCTCTGGAGCAAGATCTGCAAGAATGATTGTCGCCGGTGTGCGGTTATTGAGGTATATGATACCACAAAATACTTGCTGCTAGAGATCATCAAGGACAGACGAACCGATGAACGTGCCATCGTGACAGAGCTGTTCCATGAATTCGATAGCTCCATGGAAAGGGAGAAGTTCACAGTCGAGTATAAGATGTCCGTGCTGCAAGATATCCAtgcaaacctcgtaggtctactaAGCCTACTTCTGGAGCCCAACAAGGACATGAGCAGGATTGTCAATGCGCTTCAGACTCTCTATGATGTTGTGACTCGTGACTTCCCGACCGAGGAAATGATCGAGGTGGCGGCACGCGCGACTACCAACCATCTTTTCGTAGACACCGTTGTGCTGCCGCGTGATGAGGAGAATGGCACCACCTTCTATAAGCAGGTGCAGCGCATGCACACCATCCTTACCTCAAGGTCAAAGGACCATATGATCGATGTCCCAAAGAACCTTGGAGCTCGCCGAAGGATTGCTTTCTTCAGCAATTCATTGTTCATGGACATGCCACGAGCAACCAAGGTGGAGAAGATGATGGCCTTCAGTGTCTTGACACCATATTACAATGAAGAGGTCTTGTACAACAAGGACCAGCTCTACAAGGAGAACGTAGATGGCATCTCGATCTTGTACTATCTGCAGCAGATTTACCCGGATGAGTGGGAGTTCTTTATCGAGCGCATGAAGCGGGAGGGCATGTGTCATATCGAGGAGCTGTACAGCGAGGAGCAGAGGTTAAGGGATCTCCGGCAGTGGGTCTCATACAGGGGACAGACGCTATCCCGCACCGTGAGGGGGATGATGTATTACTATGAAGCTCTCGAGATGCTGACTTTTCTTGAATCCGCATCTGAAGAGGAATTGGTTGCTGGATCCAGCACGAGCAGGCCTTCTTCTTCAAGCAGCGCATCTTCTTCACGTGCACCGAGCAGAGCAAGCAGTGGCGTGAGCTCCTTGTTTAAAGGTGGCGAGTGTGGGGCTGTCTTTCTGAAATACACTTATGTGGTTGCATGCCAAATTTACGGTCAGCAGAAAGCTAGAGATGACCCCCATGCCGTTGAGATACTGGAGCTAATGAAGAAGTACGAGGCACTCCGTGTTGCGTACGTTGACGAGAAACGCTCCAACGGCAACGGTGGTGAAACGGAGTATTTCTCCGTCCTTGTGAAATACGATCAGCTGCTACAACAGGAGGTTGAGATCTACCGGATTAAGCTGCCCGGGCCGTTGAAGCTTGGCGAAGGCAAGCCAGAGAACCAGAACCATGCGCTCATCTTCACAAGGGGTGATGCGGTTCAAACCATTGACATGAACCAGGACAACTACTTTGAAGAAGCTCTCAAGATGAGAAACCTGCTCGAGGAGTTGAATCCACGAGTTCGTCCGTCGGTTCGCAAGACGCCAAAAATCCTTGGAGTTCGGGAGCATGTGTTCACCGGCTCTGTGTCTTCTCTTGCCTGGTTTATGTCTGCCCAAGAAACATGTTTCGTCACTCTGAGTCAGCGTGTCCTTGCTAATCTACTCAAGGTTAGGATGCATTATGGCCACCCGGATGTATTTGATCGTCTTTGGTTCTTGGGCCGAGGTGGCATTAGTAAAGCATCAAAAGTGATCAACCTCAGCGAAGATATATTTGCTGGATTTAACTGTACTCTGCGTCGGGGCAATGTCACACACCATGAATACATCCAGGTTGGTAAAGGAAGGGATGTGGGGCTCAATCAGATCTCCATGTTTGAAGCCAAggttgctggtggcaatggggagcAAACTCTAAGCAGAGATGTCTACAGACTGGGCCAAGGATTGGATTTCTTCCGGATGCTCTCTTTCTTTTACACAACTATTGGGTTTTATCTCAACACAATGATGGTTGTGCTAACCGTATATGCATTTGTGTGGGGCCGCTTTTATCTTGCACTTAGTGGGCTCGAAGACTATATCAGCAGCAACACTAGCTCTATTGATAATGCAGCTCTGGGGGCTGTGTTGAACCAGCAGTTTATCGTACAGCTTGGCCTGTTCACAGCATTGCCCATGATTATTGAGAGCTCACTTGAGCATGGTTTTCTGACCGCGGTGTGGGATTTCATAATAATGCAGTTGCAGTTTGCGTCTGTCTTCTACACCTTCTCCATGGGGACCAAGACACACTATTTTGGGCGGACACTTCTTCATGGAGGTGCAAAGTACCGTCCTACTGGCCGTGGTTTCGTGGTGGAGCACAGGAAATTTTCCGACAACTATAGGCTATACGCCCGTAGCCATTTCATGAAAGCAATAGAGCTTGGTGTGATATTGTCCCTTTATTTCTCTTATAGCAACGTCTCTGGGAGTACGTTGGTGTACATCCTGCTGACGCTTTCTAGTTGGTTTCTAGTATGCTCGTGGATTCTTGCCCCCTTCATTTTTAACCCATCGGGTTTGGACTGGCAGAAGAATGCCgatgattttgaggatttcttcaaCTGGATTTGGTTCCGGGGTGGAATTTTGGTCAAGTCCGAGCAAAGCTGGGAGAGGTGGTGGGAAGAGGAAACCGACCATCTCCGAACCACTGGCCTGTGGGGGAGCATCATTGAGATCATACTGGACCTCCGGTATTTCTTCTTCCAGTATGCTATTGTGTATCGGCTTCACATAGCCGGTGGGAGTAGAAGCATCCTTGTCTATGTTCTATCATGGGTATGCATACCGATGGCTCTTGTGGCTCTTGTCACGATTACCTACTTCAGAGACAAATATTCAGCAAAGAAGCACATCCGCTACCGGCTTGTCCAGGCTGTTACTGTTTGTGCCTCTTTGGCGGCTATAGTTGTGCTGCTTGCACTTACAGAGTTCCAGTTCATTGACACTTTCACCTGTCTCTTGGCTTTTATACCAACTGGCTGGGGGATCATATCCATTGCTCTGGTTTTCAAGCCGTGCCTGGGGAAGTATGGCACTGTTTGGAAAACCGTGGTTGATGTGGCACGTTTTTATGATATAATGTGCGGATTAATTGTGATGGCACCGATAGCTATCTTGTCATGGTTGCCCGGACTCGAGGAGATGCAAACAAGGATCCTGTTTAACGAAGCTTTCAGTAGGGGACTTCATATTTCCCAAATGATTACTCGCAAAAAAGCACGTGGAGCTTAA